The following proteins are encoded in a genomic region of Vicugna pacos chromosome 16, VicPac4, whole genome shotgun sequence:
- the MMP28 gene encoding matrix metalloproteinase-28 — MAVRVGLLLRALQLLLWGGLDVQHAQRVGQELRREAEAFLEKYGYLDDQVPKGPTSTRFRNAIREFQWVSQLPISGVLDSATLRQMTQPRCGVADTDSQVAWTQRVSALFAGRRAKMRRKKRFAGQGNKWYKQHLSYRLVNWPQHLPEPAVRGAVRAAFQLWSNVSALEFWEAPATGPADIRLTFFQGDHNDGLSNAFDGPGGALAHAFLPRRGEAHFDREERWSLSRRRGRNLFVVLAHEIGHTLGLTHSAAPRALMAPYYKKLGRDALLSWDDVLAVQGLYGKPQGGSVAIQLPGKLFTDFEAWDPHRLQGRHPETQGPKYCHSSFDAVTVDGQQQLYIFQGSHFWEVSADGNVSEPLPLQERWAGLPPHIEAAAISLEDGDFYFFKGSRCWRFRGTKPVWGSPQLCRAGGLPRHPDAALFFPPLSRLILFKGPRYYVLAPGGLQVEPYYPRGLQDWGSVPKEVSGALPRPDGSIIFFRDDRYWSLDQAKRQTTASGRWATELPWMGCWHANSGGALF, encoded by the exons ATGGCCGTGCGTGTCGGCCTCCTGCTGCGGGCGCTGCAGCTGCTGCTGTGGGGCGGCCTGGACGTCCAGCACGCCCAGCGCGTAGGCCAGGAGCTGCGCAGGGAGGCTGAG GCATTCTTGGAGAAGTACGGATATCTCGATGATCAGGtccccaaaggtcccacctccacgCGATTCCGCAATGCCATCAG GGAGTTCCAGTGGGTGTCCCAGCTGCCCATCAGTGGCGTGCTAGACTCGGCTACCCTGCGCCAGATGACACAGCCCCGCTGCGGAGTAGCAGATACTGACAGCCAGGTGGCCTGGACCCAGAGAGTCAGTGCCCTTTTTGCTGGACGCCGGGCCAAAATGAGGCGTAAGAAACGCTTTGCAGGGCAAG GCAACAAGTGGTACAAGCAGCACCTCTCCTACCGCCTGGTAAACTGGCCCCAGCACCTGCCCGAGCCGGCAGTTCGGGGGGCCGTGCGCGCCGCCTTCCAGCTGTGGAGCAACGTCTCGGCGCTGGAGTTCTGGGAGGCTCCAGCCACAGGCCCCGCTGACATCCGCCTCACCTTCTTCCAAGGGGACCACAACGACGGGCTGAGCAACGCCTTCGATGGCCCAG GGGGCGCCCTGGCGCACGCCTTCCTGCCCCGCCGCGGCGAAGCGCACTTCGACCGAGAAGAGCGCTGGTCCCTGAGCCGCCGCCGCGGGCGCAACCTGTTCGTGGTGCTGGCGCACGAGATCGGCCACACGCTCGGCCTGACCCACTCGGCGGCGCCGCGCGCGCTCATGGCGCCCTACTACAAGAAGCTGGGCCGCGACGCGCTGCTCAGCTGGGACGACGTGCTGGCCGTGCAGGGCCTGTATG GGAAGCCCCAGGGGGGCTCAGTGGCCATCCAGCTCCCGGGAAAGCTGTTCACTGACTTTGAGGCCTGGGACCCCCACAGACTCCAGGGAAGGCACCCTGAAACCCAGGGTCCTAAATATTGCCACTCTTCCTTCGATGCCGTCACTGTAG ATGGGCAACAGCAACTGTACATTTTTCAAGGGAGCCACTTCTGGGAGGTATCAGCTGATGGCAACGTCTCCGAGCCCCTCCCACTACAGGAAAGGTGGGCGGGGCTGCCCCCCCACATTGAGGCTGCCGCAATATCACTGGAGGATGGAGACTTCTACTTCTTCAAAG GAAGTCGATGCTGGAGGTTCCGGGGCACCAAGCCAGTGTGGGGCTCACCACAGCTGTGCCGGGCAGGGGGCCTGCCTCGCCACCCCGATGCAgccctcttcttccctcctctgaGCCGCCTCATCCTCTTCAAAGGCCCCCGCTACTATGTGCTGGCCCCAGGGGGACTGCAGGTGGAGCCCTACTACCCCCGAGGCCTGCAGGACTGGGGCAGCGTCCCTAAGGAGGTCAGTGGTGCCCTGCCCAGGCCCGACGGCTCCATCATCTTCTTTAGAGATGACCGCTACTGGTCCCTGGACCAGGCCAAACGTCAGACAACTGCCTCAGGCCGCTGGGCCACAGAGCTGCCCTGGATGGGCTGCTGGCACGCCaactcagggggcgccctgttcTGA